The DNA region CCTGGAGTGTAGAATCTCCCACCAACCGGGATGTGAAGAAGAGCGGAGACGTCGTCAAGGGTGACAGTCATCTCCCCAAATGGCATGTGGAAACTACTAGTCTCCTCGTGCCACCTCTCCACAAGGGCCGATATAAGCCCTGGATCCGTCTCTACATAGCTGCACCTGACCAGTGGATACAGTCCGCTCCTCTCCACAATCAAGCGGACCTCCCTGTAATTGTCCCCCTCACACGTCATCAGCCCGAGCTTCGTACCAGCAGTGGCAAGCCTCAAATCACCTCGCTCAGAATAACGAGGGTCAGTGGTGCCTAGTAGGGTATGCCACGTCCACGGCGCTATGTGATCCGGGTAATGCTGCAGAAGTGACAACTCAACCGGCCCACCAGGAAACGGTGGATCTCTCTGGAGCGGCGGCATATTCggatcctctacctctacatCCTCACCCTCAATCTCAGACTCAGACCCCGACTCCGACCCCGACTCCGACTCCGActcctcaactgcatcaatatcAAGTGAAGAGGTGGAAGGCTCAACAGTATCGTGGGCGGTAACCTCAGGCGTCGACTGAGGAGAAACCTCAGTAGCAGTAACCTCAGGCGTCGAGAgagcaggaacctcagtagcaggaacctgagtagcaggaacctcagtagcaggGGCAGGAACCTCAGTATCAGGAACCTGAgtagcaggaacctcagtagcaggGGCAGGAACCTCAGTGGTCGCCTTCGGAGCCCCCTTCCTAGCCCGCTTCCGAGAAGTCGACACATCTGTATCATGATCACCTCGCCTATGAGAAGCGTGGAGATAGGCACGACGATCGGCCAACTCTTCAGACGATACCCTCTTAGTTTGCTTTGTCCTCGCCATAATCTATcagaaaaaataaggaaaacagATTAATAGCTATGTAATGAGTAACTAACTAGTTGAAGCAATCCACAAGTATACACAGTAAACtaatgttatgaaatttcaatacaattcaaataatgttatgaaattcaaatgtgAAATCTCAAGTTGGTTATGTCCTTAACCACTACCCTAAGATAGCCAAAAGCATGGAAATTATCTTCACCCCATTCATCTTATCATGAAAAACAATAACAGAAGCAATAGGAGAGACAGTACTGAATCTCTCAagtccgaatcttgaagtcctGGACCagtccgaatcttgaagtcctGAACCAGTCCGAATCTTCAAGATTCGGAGTACGAATATCCCCAAATTCGCACCTCAGAACCCCATATACCCCAGAAATCACAATAGGAATGAAATTTCACCAAATCAACTCATAAAAAGGGATTCGAAACCTAACCTAATCTGAAATACCTAAATTTGAAACCCTAAATTTGAAATTACAACACTAACTCATCAAAATACACATGATTCAAAATACACATGATTCTTGGTCGTGGATTCCAACAAATTACCTCAGTGTGGTCGGTTTTGAATCACAGATGATTCTTGGTTGCTTTTGGTCGTGATGTGTGGGTCGATTTGGGTGCCTCTGGGTCGCTTCTCCTGAACCAGTCCGAGAGTTGATGTTCTGTCCCGTTACAAATGTGAATCTGAATTGATAGTTTTGTTCTATTATTAACTGAGTCCGACATTTGAAAATTCGGAGGAGTCCGAATGTTATACATTCGGACTAAAACACGGAGGGGCAATattggtttttccccacttttaaatggggtgGCAAAGCTAAACccaggggtgggaaatctaattcccccTCACtctttgaaagttgaaacacaATGCTCTACTTGTTGACCCAATATAACTAGTAGCTCCTTCAATATCTCTGCTTGTGCTTACTACACTCTCCTTCTGGCGGCGCCTATTTTCAATCTCTCTGAGGCATTTCATCGAACATGTCAGCGAAGTGGCGCGCCCTGCAACACCGCCACCGCTACACCTACAGCGCCGTCGTCTTCCCCCCTTCCTTCCTCCACTccctccaccacctcctcccTCACTCCCCCTCCTTCCACACCACCCTCCTCCACTTCACCTCCCTCACCTCCACCTACGCCCAGCTCCACCACGCCAAGGTACTcgcctcctccttctccgaccTCCTCCTCCGCTCCCAACCCGAATCCGATCCCGCCGTCCGCATTGCCTCCGAACTCTACTTGGAGCTCCTCTTCCTCGAAAACTCCTCCCCCTTGCACCGGACCCTTCTCTCCCCTCTCGCAAAGGTTCGAACATTCGGTTCCGCCCTTGCTGGATCGTTCAGGAAGCTTTGTGAGGATTATGGCTGCGGAAAAGGGAAGCGGTTCTCTGTGTCGCGCGCCGCGTTGTCGGTTCTGGGTATGCCTAAGTTGGGGTGCCTGCTCGATGTGGTCGAGGGTTGTGCTGTTTTGGTGGCTTGGAATGTCGTTCGCGGCTTGAACGGCATCGTTTCAGAGGCCGACGAGCTGGCTCGCCCTTCCCCTATTGCCATGGAGCAGTGCCAGGAGGCTCTGTCTTGCTTGTATTACTTGCTGCAGAAGTTTCCTTCCAAGTTCAGGGAATTGGGTGGCTCTGAGGGTGAGAATGGTGTGGTTTCAGAATCAGAAGTGGAAGGTTATTCGAGTGTTATGGAGGGGATTGTGACTGTTGTTTTGAGATTGTTGAATTCCTCTGCATTCTCCAGGGATTGCTTTGTGGCTGCTGGGGTTGCTCTCTGTGCTGCTCTTCAATTGTGTGTTAGTCCACAAGAGCTTGGCTTGGTTTTGATTCAAGGTATTTTTAACTTAAAGGTCTTAAATACGGGCGGTGTTGATTGTTGTGAGAGTGAATTTAGGACTGCCATTGAGAAAATTCCTTGTAAAGGGGATGTGTATTTAGGATTATGTAGTCTTTCTGTGCTCAGCAGGATTTGTCTCATAAGGGGGATTCTTACTGCAGTTTCTAGAAACTTGCTTAACACTCATTTTACTGCTTTAAATGGCTATGACGTTGGAGAGGACGGGGGAAGGTGTGTTAAGACTATATTGTATGATGGAATTTTGCCTGAGCTGTGCAAACACTGTGAGAGCCCTGTTGATAGCCATTTCAATTTTCATGCATTGACTGTGATGCAAATTTGTTTGCAGCAGATAAAGACATCGATATTATCAAATATTACTGATCTGTCAGGAAACTATGATCCTATTCCTGAGGAGATGGGGATGCGAATACTCAGGATTATTTGGAATAACTTGGAGGATCCTTTGAGTCAAACGGTGAAACAAGTTCATCTCATTTTTGATCTTTTCTTGGACATTCAATCATCCCTCCGTTGGTCGGAGGGTGGTGACAAAATAAACAAATTTTTGCAGAAGATTGGATTGGATCTTCTTTCACTAGGGTCACGATGTaaaggaagatatgttcctttATCATTACTAACCAAGAGGTTGGGAGCAAAGAAAATGTTGGATATGAGGCCGGATTTGCTATTTGAGACAATAGAGGCatatgttgatgatgatgtttGCTGCGCTGTTACATTATTTCTCAAGTGTTTTCTTGAGTATTTGCGTGATGAGTACTGGGAAACTGATGGCATTGAAGGTGGGTATGCTCTCTACAGAGGACTTTGTCTTCCCCCAGTTCTATATGGGCTAGCTTCTGGTTTCTCAAAACTTCGCACCAATTTAAATACTTATACTTTGCCAGTTTTACTGGAAGTGGATGTGGATAGTATATTTCCTATGCTTTCTTTCATCTCTGTTGGGCCAATTGGGGATGAAAATGGACTGCAATATCCGGAGGTTGTTTGTGCAAACTTGGAATTGAGTCTGGAACAGAGAATTGCAATTCTAGTTTCATTGCTCAAGGTATCTCGGTCACTTGCTTTGGTTGAAGGGGACATTGATTGGTATGAAAATCCTTTTGCAAATGAAAAAGAGCCTGGACTGGGAACAGAAAGCCATGCTCTTGTGTGCATAAAGGGAATAAATGTTAAGGTCCATGTTCAGTGGCTAGTAAATGCATTGACCCACGTGGATGAGTCA from Lotus japonicus ecotype B-129 chromosome 2, LjGifu_v1.2 includes:
- the LOC130736996 gene encoding uncharacterized protein LOC130736996, with product MARTKQTKRVSSEELADRRAYLHASHRRGDHDTDVSTSRKRARKGAPKATTEVPAPATEVPATQVPDTEVPAPATEVPATQVPATEVPALSTPEVTATEVSPQSTPEVTAHDTVEPSTSSLDIDAVEESESESGSESGSESEIEGEDVEVEDPNMPPLQRDPPFPGGPVELSLLQHYPDHIAPWTWHTLLGTTDPRYSERGDLRLATAGTKLGLMTCEGDNYREVRLIVERSGLYPLVRCSYVETDPGLISALVERWHEETSSFHMPFGEMTVTLDDVSALLHIPVGGRFYTPGVASRYDVAETCALLLGGDADLYMAEFDKLRGPTMRFRIFFLRLPIYYAYST